Below is a genomic region from Anoplolepis gracilipes chromosome 1, ASM4749672v1, whole genome shotgun sequence.
AAAAAACcgatcaaatttaattaatggacTCACCAATGAAAGATCCAATACAGATATACAAAACGCTCAACGGACTCGCAAGGCTCACTATTTAAAATCTATGTTCCGTCCCAGTCAGAATTATCATTCTCATCATTTCTTTAGTTCATAATTACAAAGCTTTAGGGATAAGATCTTTcgcgtttaatttttaaatttgactttacctatttatatataagttcaCTTGCTccttaaattcttatatacctcgtttataatgtatagcatcaacgaaataatatgtataaaataatattaaagatttccAATTTCTTACAGacgcttatattttttaaaacactcgCGATCATTAATATcctattaacaaatattatggctaaaataaaaaagtaaatcaaaattcaaaatgttgaattaaaGCATGGAGAAACCATGTCCACGACAAATATtagtataaagaatatttttataatcaacttatatatatagtaatttaaatcaaaataatactttataataatataagagagaaattttttagatataagtACTTTTTCAAATCATCAGATacaatataatcattaataaataaaagctttgcaaacaaataataaagggAATAAACtccataatttaattttttctgcaCTGTTTTGATACCATTCGGCGAACAATGCtgaaacaaaatgaaaaattcctatttttacaaaatacacTTTGCACTTTTATTGGAtagtatatttgaaattattggataaatattaattttgatcgaACCTTTATCGTCGCGATTCGTGATCCAGCCGATCACAGACTGTCTCTTATTCTGTCGTTTTAACCACGCATTTAAAGGCTCAAAATATTTGAGCATGGCACCAGCGTCTACTCTATTTACTCTACCTCTTGTCATTTGCCTGATGACATCTTGCCATGGTCTGGAAGATCCCATCGACAGAAcgtctctgtatatataattacacaaacATAGTTTTAGCGATGGTGTATTTATTTCCATTAAAAACACTATTTAATTGCTTTCACAAAATTCACATACGATAATAATCGACCTGCTTCCCGTGATCTGTAAATATCGCAAGTGTGCAATTCACCTGTGTGACCAGAAATATCACACAATGACTGGAACAGTTGAAATTGTAAGGCAATGCTtacaaaatatctaaaaattaataaaaatataaaaataatatatttctcttaatgCTACCTGCAAAGAGTAACAGTaaacatacatgtatttattttgtatacttACTTGACATAAAGACTGTCCGCTGCAATATGATACTTGGATGCTGGATCGAAATTCCTTTCAGATCTAGGTACAGGTGGAACAATACCCTGATATTGCAATCTTAAT
It encodes:
- the LOC140673280 gene encoding angiotensin-converting enzyme-like protein Ace3 isoform X2, which gives rise to MLMALRKVTYMPFAHIVDQWRWHVFSDGVEDITARWWELRLQYQGIVPPVPRSERNFDPASKYHIAADSLYVKYFVSIALQFQLFQSLCDISGHTGELHTCDIYRSREAGRLLSDVLSMGSSRPWQDVIRQMTRGRVNRVDAGAMLKYFEPLNAWLKRQNKRQSVIGWITNRDDKALFAEWYQNSAEKIKLWSLFPLLFVCKAFIY
- the LOC140673280 gene encoding angiotensin-converting enzyme-like protein Ace3 isoform X1, with amino-acid sequence MLMALRKVTYMPFAHIVDQWRWHVFSDGVEDITARWWELRLQYQGIVPPVPRSERNFDPASKYHIAADSLYVKYFVSIALQFQLFQSLCDISGHTGELHTCDIYRSREAGRLLSDVLSMGSSRPWQDVIRQMTRGRVNRVDAGAMLKYFEPLNAWLKRQNKRQSVIGWITNRDDKGIFHFVSALFAEWYQNSAEKIKLWSLFPLLFVCKAFIY